In Thioclava electrotropha, a single window of DNA contains:
- the istB gene encoding IS21-like element helper ATPase IstB has product MTDLLDRIRGALVGLKMPRALEALDHTIRQLETGEITAIEAIDGLLSEEYATRETRRIDVALRTAKLLPVKTLEGFDFRFQPSLDRDRIAALAQLDFIRRAEVVHFLGPPGTGKSHLATALGVAAVKAGRSVYRATLAELITALNQAEREGRLPEKIRFYARAALLIVDEIGYLPITTGGANLFFQLVNARYEKGAMILTSNRGFAEWGEVFGDPVVATALLDRLLHHAVVIQIEGASYRLRAHADLIPEHVRANAPIAPPPPPKRRGRPPKNQNGGADH; this is encoded by the coding sequence ATGACCGATCTTTTGGACCGTATCCGCGGCGCCCTTGTCGGCTTGAAGATGCCGCGTGCGCTGGAGGCGCTCGATCACACCATACGGCAGCTCGAGACGGGCGAGATCACCGCGATCGAGGCGATCGACGGGCTGCTCAGCGAGGAATACGCGACCCGCGAGACGCGCCGGATCGACGTCGCCCTGCGCACGGCCAAGCTGCTGCCGGTCAAAACGCTCGAAGGCTTCGACTTCCGCTTCCAGCCCTCGCTCGACCGAGATCGGATCGCGGCCTTGGCCCAGCTCGACTTCATCCGGCGCGCCGAGGTCGTTCACTTCCTCGGGCCGCCGGGCACCGGCAAGAGCCATCTCGCAACTGCGCTCGGCGTCGCGGCAGTAAAGGCGGGGCGAAGCGTCTACCGCGCCACACTCGCAGAACTAATCACCGCGCTGAACCAGGCCGAACGCGAGGGACGATTGCCCGAAAAGATCCGGTTCTATGCCCGGGCCGCGCTGCTCATCGTCGACGAGATCGGCTATCTGCCGATCACGACCGGCGGCGCCAACCTGTTCTTCCAGCTCGTCAACGCCCGCTACGAGAAAGGCGCCATGATCCTGACCTCGAACCGCGGCTTCGCCGAATGGGGCGAGGTGTTCGGCGATCCGGTCGTCGCGACAGCCCTGCTGGATCGCCTCTTGCACCATGCTGTCGTCATCCAGATCGAAGGGGCCAGCTACCGGCTACGCGCCCATGCCGACCTCATCCCCGAGCATGTCAGGGCGAACGCCCCCATCGCTCCGCCGCCACCGCCCAAGCGCCGCGGACGGCCACCGAAAAACCAGAATGGAGGCGCCGATCACTGA
- a CDS encoding IS6 family transposase, producing MKAPSEMPRLKGYRFPREIVAYAVWAYHRFALSTADVEDLLAERGVIVSRETVRKWVNRFGRHFANCIKRDRPDAHGKWHLDEVVISMHGRKHWLWRAIDADGDVLDILVQPRRNARAARRFLKGLVSRFGASRVIVTDKLRSYIKPICELAPGADHRAHKGLNNRIEGSHRPTRKREKFMGKFKSPRQAQRFLAAHDQINTIFRPRRYRFSATSYRHARSDAHDLWAGYTIEMTA from the coding sequence ATGAAAGCACCGTCCGAGATGCCGCGTTTAAAAGGCTACCGCTTCCCCCGCGAGATCGTTGCCTACGCGGTCTGGGCGTACCATCGGTTTGCGCTCAGCACGGCGGATGTCGAGGACCTGCTTGCGGAACGCGGCGTGATCGTCAGCCGGGAAACGGTCCGGAAATGGGTCAACCGATTTGGGCGCCATTTCGCCAACTGCATCAAGCGCGACAGGCCCGACGCCCACGGCAAGTGGCATCTCGATGAGGTCGTCATCTCGATGCACGGGAGGAAACACTGGCTCTGGCGGGCCATCGACGCGGACGGTGACGTGCTCGACATTCTGGTACAGCCCCGGCGGAACGCCAGGGCTGCAAGGCGTTTCCTCAAGGGGCTGGTCAGCCGGTTCGGCGCATCGCGTGTCATCGTCACCGACAAGCTGCGCAGCTATATTAAACCAATTTGCGAATTGGCGCCGGGTGCCGATCACCGAGCGCATAAAGGCCTGAACAACCGCATCGAAGGGTCCCACCGACCGACCCGAAAGCGCGAGAAGTTTATGGGCAAGTTCAAGTCACCAAGGCAAGCACAGAGGTTCCTCGCCGCGCATGACCAGATAAACACGATCTTCCGGCCCCGCCGCTATCGCTTCTCCGCCACATCCTATCGCCACGCCAGATCCGATGCCCATGACCTGTGGGCCGGATACACCATTGAAATGACTGCCTGA
- the scpB gene encoding SMC-Scp complex subunit ScpB, with protein sequence MAKDRTPLDRELADLPPELRWREWMRRIEAVLFASATPVPRDDLARVVGQGASVDLLIADLSSDMDGRAFEVARVANGWMLRTRPAYAPAIRAAADVGDQLFDLSEFDIAVLAAIAYHQPITRDGLKDIFGKEISRDLTGRLHARGLIATGPRSPQRGAPFTFVTTDQFLTAFDLESLQDLPDREGLEDAGVMGAG encoded by the coding sequence ATGGCGAAGGACCGGACACCGCTGGACCGCGAGCTCGCCGACCTACCGCCCGAGCTGCGCTGGCGCGAATGGATGCGGCGGATCGAGGCAGTGCTCTTTGCCTCCGCAACGCCGGTCCCGCGCGACGATCTGGCGCGCGTGGTGGGGCAGGGGGCCTCTGTCGACCTGCTGATCGCCGATCTCTCCTCAGACATGGACGGCCGCGCTTTCGAAGTCGCGCGCGTTGCCAATGGTTGGATGCTGCGGACGCGGCCCGCCTATGCGCCAGCGATCCGGGCGGCGGCGGATGTCGGAGACCAGCTTTTCGATCTGAGCGAATTCGATATCGCCGTGCTCGCCGCCATCGCCTATCACCAGCCGATCACTCGCGATGGGCTGAAGGACATCTTCGGCAAGGAAATCAGCCGCGACCTCACGGGTCGTTTGCACGCCCGCGGCCTGATCGCCACCGGGCCGAGGTCGCCTCAACGCGGCGCGCCGTTTACCTTCGTTACCACTGATCAGTTTCTCACGGCCTTCGATCTGGAGAGCCTGCAGGACCTGCCCGACCGAGAAGGGCTGGAGGATGCGGGGGTGATGGGGGCGGGTTGA
- a CDS encoding type II toxin-antitoxin system RelE/ParE family toxin: protein MTRSLRLTRRAQQSLVAIAQWTIARFGQRQSEIYEAELIERCEAIVAGQAHSQSCAILVDDAEDLRFARAGEHFLVFLDTADEVIIIDILHARSDLPRHVAALTAMKRDS, encoded by the coding sequence GTGACACGAAGCTTGCGGCTGACACGCCGCGCACAACAAAGCCTGGTCGCAATCGCGCAATGGACCATCGCGCGCTTTGGCCAGCGCCAGTCCGAGATCTACGAGGCCGAACTGATCGAGCGGTGTGAGGCGATTGTGGCCGGGCAAGCCCATAGCCAGAGCTGTGCCATCCTGGTCGATGACGCAGAGGATCTTCGCTTTGCAAGGGCGGGTGAGCATTTTCTCGTCTTCCTCGACACCGCTGACGAAGTCATCATCATTGACATCCTGCATGCCCGCAGCGATCTGCCGCGCCATGTCGCCGCGTTAACGGCAATGAAGCGCGACAGCTAA
- a CDS encoding type II toxin-antitoxin system ParD family antitoxin: MVTRNVVLTETQDQLVQALVSSGRYQNASEAMRAGLRLLEHEEAQLAEIRQGLLEGLAQAKTGDLAEGSGADAIRDAFRQARTAS, encoded by the coding sequence ATGGTTACACGAAACGTCGTTCTCACGGAAACGCAAGACCAGCTGGTGCAAGCTCTGGTCAGTTCCGGGCGCTACCAAAACGCGAGTGAGGCGATGCGCGCAGGGCTGCGATTGCTGGAGCATGAAGAGGCTCAGCTTGCCGAAATCCGTCAAGGGTTGCTTGAAGGCTTGGCACAGGCCAAGACCGGTGATCTTGCCGAAGGCAGCGGCGCAGATGCGATCCGTGATGCATTCAGACAGGCCCGGACCGCGTCGTGA
- the repC gene encoding plasmid replication protein RepC, translating into MTVQSTRFLGRPVAAAPDEDVVSHDKWALVADLTTAADDYGLSHRTITVLRTMLTFVPDRHLPPLPGCSIVFASNATLSERLGGMPESTLRRHLAALVEAHIITRVDSPNRKRYAKRLGQGIACAYGFDLAPLAIMARDISARARACERRAEEHAALRSAVLVARQTLCEQLASEGIDPDGMHELSPLLARTRLMLRRKNNAEALRALLIEFEAAVLSASDTENERHQHREINKNSDRTPVQSDVQNSAQRFAPSDTPSFESLTDSFTEYHRMFPQGASEWSELEKQARQLVPMMGIDLQVYEEASRIMAPCIAPIAVLCLLERFDTLKNPGGFLRHLTQRARSGELDMARLLASSGIIVS; encoded by the coding sequence ATGACAGTTCAATCCACCCGATTCCTCGGGCGGCCGGTTGCGGCTGCGCCCGACGAGGATGTTGTGTCCCATGACAAATGGGCACTCGTCGCCGATCTGACAACGGCAGCAGACGATTACGGCCTGTCGCATCGCACGATTACGGTGTTGCGCACGATGCTCACCTTTGTGCCCGATCGCCACCTGCCCCCCCTGCCCGGCTGCTCGATCGTGTTTGCCTCGAACGCGACACTCAGCGAGCGACTTGGCGGAATGCCCGAAAGCACGTTGCGCCGCCATCTTGCGGCATTGGTCGAGGCCCATATCATCACCCGCGTCGACAGTCCCAACCGCAAACGCTATGCCAAGCGGCTTGGCCAAGGCATTGCCTGCGCCTACGGGTTTGATCTTGCGCCGCTGGCAATCATGGCGCGCGATATCTCGGCGCGCGCCCGCGCCTGTGAACGCCGCGCCGAAGAACACGCCGCCCTGCGCAGTGCCGTTCTTGTGGCGCGCCAGACCCTGTGTGAACAGCTGGCAAGCGAAGGGATCGACCCCGATGGCATGCATGAGCTGTCTCCCCTCCTCGCGCGCACCCGTCTGATGTTGCGGCGCAAGAACAACGCCGAAGCCTTACGCGCCCTTCTGATCGAGTTTGAAGCAGCCGTTTTGAGCGCCAGCGACACTGAAAATGAGCGCCACCAACATAGGGAAATAAATAAAAACTCTGATAGAACCCCCGTTCAAAGCGACGTGCAAAATTCTGCGCAACGCTTTGCTCCAAGCGATACCCCAAGCTTTGAAAGCCTTACCGACAGCTTTACCGAGTATCATCGGATGTTCCCCCAAGGCGCCAGTGAATGGTCAGAGCTGGAGAAACAGGCACGACAGTTAGTTCCAATGATGGGCATTGATCTACAAGTCTATGAAGAAGCCAGTCGCATCATGGCCCCTTGCATTGCTCCAATTGCGGTTCTCTGCCTTCTGGAACGGTTTGATACATTGAAAAATCCAGGAGGCTTCTTGCGCCACTTAACCCAACGCGCCCGATCTGGTGAACTGGATATGGCCCGATTGCTGGCGTCATCAGGGATTATTGTCAGCTGA
- the repB gene encoding plasmid partitioning protein RepB yields the protein MARKGILSTNITPNSTAPGRQRPTPQGAVGALQSSLTKLQENAVQDIDPELIDNAGLEDRLGLDAAEQARLTESLQIYGQQVPVLLRPHPETKGRYEIVYGRRRLAALRALGLPVKAMVRQLDDHALVMAQGQENNSRSDLSFIEKASFAAQLQTSGYDRQTIAAALAIDLPMVSRMLKVGCAFELDFLRQIGRAPSIGRERWMMLVDLFQDPAARSRAHTYMKRPEFAQMTTDARFEAVLLAAQDKHRVAPPAPKSAPRKATVTAPSGTTLAQVKATDKSVNLSVGLKGFDTWIEENADELLNEWFARWQSEQSDSPQ from the coding sequence ATGGCACGCAAAGGCATACTAAGCACGAATATCACGCCCAATTCCACAGCACCGGGCCGTCAACGGCCAACGCCGCAGGGCGCAGTCGGGGCATTGCAAAGCAGCCTGACCAAGCTTCAGGAAAATGCGGTGCAGGACATTGATCCGGAGCTGATCGACAACGCGGGGCTTGAGGACCGGCTGGGTCTGGATGCTGCGGAACAGGCGCGTCTGACAGAAAGCCTTCAGATCTATGGCCAACAGGTGCCGGTTCTGCTGCGCCCGCATCCCGAAACCAAGGGCCGCTACGAGATCGTCTATGGCCGCCGCCGTCTTGCCGCCCTGCGCGCGCTGGGGCTGCCGGTCAAGGCGATGGTGCGCCAGCTTGACGATCATGCGCTTGTCATGGCGCAGGGGCAGGAAAATAACAGCCGCTCCGATCTGAGCTTTATCGAGAAGGCCAGCTTTGCGGCGCAGTTGCAAACGTCAGGCTATGATCGCCAGACGATCGCGGCGGCGCTTGCGATTGATCTGCCCATGGTGAGCCGGATGCTCAAGGTCGGCTGCGCCTTTGAGCTGGATTTCCTGCGCCAGATCGGGCGCGCGCCGTCAATCGGGCGCGAACGCTGGATGATGTTGGTGGATCTGTTCCAAGACCCCGCCGCGCGCAGCCGCGCCCATACCTACATGAAGCGGCCCGAATTTGCGCAGATGACCACGGATGCCCGGTTCGAAGCTGTGCTTCTGGCCGCGCAGGACAAACATCGTGTCGCCCCCCCTGCCCCGAAATCCGCGCCCCGCAAGGCCACTGTCACCGCCCCTTCGGGCACGACCCTGGCGCAGGTGAAGGCAACCGACAAATCCGTAAACCTGAGTGTCGGCCTGAAAGGGTTCGATACCTGGATCGAAGAGAACGCAGATGAGCTGCTCAACGAATGGTTTGCCCGCTGGCAATCCGAGCAGTCCGACAGCCCCCAATAA
- the repA gene encoding plasmid partitioning protein RepA, whose translation MSDKTIRINERIRENAENIAAALENHMMTAFAPDARKELRMFSAGEVADLLGISASFLRKLHFENKIEDVHTSAGGRRYYRATDLAAIRQRLDSAAKVPGTYLRGRRPGDKVQVLSFLNFKGGSGKTTSTIHAAQRLALKGYRILCVDIDPQASLTTLFGYRPEVDFLETGTIYDAICYEDPLPLRQVIQKTFFEGIDLAPAGLILQEFEHETPRALMNNVQPPFYSRMAMALSEVEADYDLILFDCPPQLGYLTMAALCASTGLFITVVPNMLDVASMSQFLQMSADLLDVVSNAGAEMDYDFLRFLINRLEPNDGPQQQVVAFLRNLFNKEVMTNAMLKSTAISDAGLTHQTIYEVERSQFNRNTYDRAVDSLNGVNDEIESLIQSAWGR comes from the coding sequence ATGAGCGACAAGACGATCCGCATCAACGAGCGTATCCGTGAGAACGCGGAGAATATCGCTGCGGCGCTTGAAAATCACATGATGACAGCCTTCGCACCGGATGCGCGCAAGGAATTGCGCATGTTTTCGGCAGGCGAAGTTGCGGATTTGCTGGGGATTTCGGCCTCTTTCCTGCGCAAGCTGCATTTCGAGAACAAGATCGAGGATGTGCACACCAGTGCGGGCGGGCGGCGCTATTATCGTGCGACCGATCTTGCCGCGATCCGCCAGCGCCTTGATAGCGCGGCCAAAGTGCCGGGCACCTATCTGCGCGGCCGCCGCCCCGGCGACAAGGTGCAAGTCCTGTCTTTCCTGAATTTCAAGGGCGGGTCTGGCAAAACCACCAGCACAATTCACGCCGCCCAACGTCTCGCGCTGAAAGGCTACCGGATTCTGTGCGTCGATATCGACCCGCAAGCCTCGCTGACCACCCTGTTCGGGTATCGCCCCGAAGTGGATTTCCTTGAGACAGGCACGATCTACGACGCGATCTGCTACGAAGACCCGCTGCCGTTACGTCAGGTGATCCAGAAAACCTTTTTCGAAGGCATCGATCTGGCCCCCGCAGGGCTTATCTTGCAGGAGTTCGAACACGAAACGCCGCGCGCGCTGATGAACAATGTGCAGCCGCCTTTCTATAGCCGGATGGCGATGGCCTTGTCCGAGGTCGAAGCCGATTACGACCTGATCCTGTTCGATTGCCCGCCCCAGCTTGGCTATCTCACGATGGCGGCGCTATGTGCCTCGACGGGGCTGTTTATCACCGTCGTGCCGAACATGCTTGATGTCGCCTCGATGTCGCAATTCCTGCAAATGAGCGCGGATTTGCTCGACGTGGTCAGCAATGCGGGCGCCGAGATGGATTACGACTTTCTGAGATTCCTGATAAACCGGTTGGAGCCGAATGACGGCCCGCAACAACAGGTCGTGGCCTTTTTGCGCAACCTGTTCAACAAGGAAGTCATGACCAATGCGATGCTGAAATCGACTGCAATTTCGGATGCCGGCCTGACCCATCAAACCATCTACGAGGTCGAACGCAGCCAGTTCAACCGCAATACCTATGATCGCGCGGTGGATTCACTCAATGGAGTGAATGATGAAATTGAATCCCTGATCCAATCAGCATGGGGACGCTAA
- a CDS encoding IS5 family transposase, producing the protein MSRPTPPTYKTRNWPSYNEALKRRGSLTIWFDPEMSWEAAPTGRRGRQQSYSDAAIQTCLSMKVLFGMALRQTTGFVESLLRLVGLEWAVPDFSTLSRRQKTLAVNIPYRSSKGPLHLLVDSTGIKVEGEGEWHARKHGGPKRRVWRKLHLGIDEQTLEVRAVEITGSNIGDAPVLPDLLDQIPEDEEIGSVTADGAYDTRKCHDAIAERGAHAVIPPRRNAKPWKTATAGAIARNEALRVSKYLGRTLWRRWSGYHRRSRVETKMHCVKLLGQRLMARDFDRQIAELQVRIAIMNGYTALGIPVTEAVG; encoded by the coding sequence ATGAGCAGACCGACGCCCCCGACCTACAAGACCAGGAACTGGCCATCCTACAATGAAGCGCTCAAGCGCCGTGGCTCACTGACGATCTGGTTTGACCCCGAGATGAGCTGGGAGGCCGCGCCGACCGGCAGGCGCGGTCGCCAGCAGAGCTATAGCGACGCCGCGATTCAGACCTGCCTTTCGATGAAGGTGTTGTTCGGTATGGCTCTGCGACAGACGACCGGGTTCGTCGAGAGCCTGTTGCGCTTGGTCGGCCTTGAATGGGCGGTGCCCGACTTCAGCACGCTGTCTCGTCGCCAGAAGACCCTTGCCGTGAACATTCCGTATCGCAGCTCCAAGGGGCCGTTGCACCTTCTTGTCGACAGCACAGGGATCAAGGTCGAGGGTGAAGGCGAATGGCACGCGCGCAAACATGGCGGCCCAAAGCGGCGTGTCTGGCGTAAGCTCCATCTCGGGATCGACGAGCAAACATTGGAGGTTCGTGCCGTGGAGATCACGGGAAGCAACATCGGAGATGCTCCGGTTCTGCCCGACCTGCTCGACCAGATCCCCGAGGATGAAGAGATCGGCAGCGTCACGGCAGACGGTGCCTACGACACCCGCAAATGCCATGACGCCATCGCCGAGCGTGGCGCTCATGCCGTCATCCCGCCTCGCCGGAATGCGAAGCCTTGGAAGACCGCCACCGCTGGCGCTATCGCACGCAACGAAGCTCTGCGGGTATCTAAGTATCTGGGCCGCACCCTGTGGCGACGATGGAGCGGATACCACCGCCGGAGCCGCGTCGAAACCAAGATGCACTGCGTGAAACTTCTGGGTCAGCGCCTCATGGCGCGGGACTTCGATCGCCAGATCGCGGAACTTCAGGTCCGCATCGCCATCATGAACGGCTACACCGCGCTCGGCATACCCGTCACGGAAGCTGTGGGATAA
- a CDS encoding GntR family transcriptional regulator, which produces MHARHTSQGIGKRYHFRGLPPGTRITEDSVMEHYGCKRHAVRHAFAELENQGLLIHRPRRGVEVVDFTPDEVDALYDLRVVLETAAARRTPLPADPELVDKLTDIAKRHEDAIKRDDFRQVYELNQRFHELQYSCCKNPRLAELIARHARMAQPIRVVKYDDREHMATIVAQHMAIIDALRGGSYDAYEASVRNHLPASAEAYRVLYERRFAARRTAKLS; this is translated from the coding sequence ATTCATGCCAGACACACTTCACAAGGAATTGGAAAACGATATCATTTTCGGGGTCTACCCCCAGGGACCCGGATCACCGAAGACAGCGTCATGGAACATTATGGCTGCAAACGACACGCGGTCCGCCATGCGTTCGCAGAGCTTGAGAACCAAGGTTTGCTTATTCATCGCCCCCGGCGCGGTGTGGAAGTCGTTGATTTCACACCTGACGAAGTTGACGCGCTTTATGATCTCCGCGTTGTGCTTGAAACGGCCGCAGCAAGGCGAACCCCATTGCCTGCCGACCCCGAATTAGTTGACAAGCTCACCGACATCGCGAAACGCCACGAGGATGCGATAAAGCGAGACGATTTTCGCCAAGTCTATGAACTGAACCAGCGCTTTCACGAGCTTCAATACAGTTGTTGCAAGAACCCCCGCTTGGCCGAGCTTATCGCACGCCACGCGCGCATGGCGCAGCCTATCCGGGTGGTGAAATACGATGACAGGGAACATATGGCGACCATCGTGGCGCAGCACATGGCAATAATCGACGCCCTGCGCGGCGGCTCGTATGACGCATACGAAGCCAGTGTCCGCAATCACTTGCCCGCATCCGCAGAAGCCTACAGGGTCTTGTATGAGCGACGGTTTGCGGCTCGCAGAACCGCAAAATTGAGCTAA
- a CDS encoding ABC transporter substrate-binding protein: MKQLKYVAAIAATLCATSASAWQATEGKPYAGETVHVLAVKSSQFEAQEARLPTFEKATGINVVVDYVPFPSMKEALTTEMIAGGNYDVVSIMDQWVPSLKNLVQPIGDEIAKQGVDLSNYPKAFLRHGYLDNKLVGLPVRGHVQLLFYRKDLLEKAGVGVPQTWDDVVSASKAIQDTSGVSGIALPYGKLNGQNLMVWINLLWGHGGKLFDASGAPSFNSDAGVAATEQYVGFLTKDKIAPSGSATFVEQDAVNSFKQSNSAMLTTWWWVRSQLTDPEQSKVADDQLGFAPMPSVGDAPRTTFTNTWIFSITKGTRNKDAAAEYLGWLTDPALERDILLDPSLSEVVAVHFSNMRDPEVNKRWGGMHAAAAKTLETAEGMDFGENWPRISEILETTISSLASGAETDTSAALDHAADEIARIR, from the coding sequence ATGAAGCAGCTTAAATACGTAGCTGCCATCGCGGCGACGCTTTGTGCAACATCTGCGAGCGCGTGGCAGGCTACAGAGGGCAAGCCCTATGCGGGGGAAACCGTTCACGTTCTAGCGGTGAAATCGAGCCAGTTCGAGGCTCAGGAGGCCCGCCTGCCTACTTTCGAGAAGGCAACCGGCATTAACGTGGTCGTCGACTATGTTCCGTTCCCCAGCATGAAAGAGGCTCTGACAACAGAGATGATTGCAGGAGGGAATTATGATGTTGTCTCAATCATGGATCAATGGGTGCCGTCGCTGAAGAACTTGGTTCAGCCGATAGGCGACGAGATCGCCAAACAGGGCGTCGATTTGTCAAATTATCCCAAGGCTTTCCTGCGTCATGGCTATTTGGACAATAAGCTTGTTGGGTTGCCGGTGCGCGGCCACGTGCAGCTACTATTTTATCGCAAGGATCTGCTCGAGAAGGCTGGTGTTGGTGTGCCGCAAACTTGGGATGACGTGGTCAGCGCCTCCAAGGCGATTCAGGACACCTCGGGTGTTAGTGGTATTGCGCTGCCATACGGGAAGCTGAACGGACAGAACCTCATGGTCTGGATCAATCTTCTGTGGGGGCACGGTGGGAAGCTGTTTGATGCAAGCGGTGCGCCAAGTTTCAATTCCGATGCGGGTGTCGCGGCCACGGAGCAATACGTTGGCTTCTTGACGAAGGACAAAATCGCTCCATCGGGTTCGGCCACCTTTGTGGAGCAGGACGCTGTTAACAGCTTCAAACAAAGCAATTCAGCGATGCTGACGACTTGGTGGTGGGTGCGTTCGCAATTGACTGACCCCGAGCAGTCCAAGGTTGCCGACGATCAACTGGGCTTTGCCCCGATGCCCTCCGTTGGAGATGCACCCCGAACAACTTTCACAAACACTTGGATATTCTCGATCACAAAGGGGACTCGCAACAAAGACGCAGCGGCCGAGTATCTTGGATGGTTGACCGATCCGGCACTAGAGCGTGACATTTTGCTCGATCCGTCTCTGAGCGAAGTTGTTGCAGTCCACTTCTCCAACATGCGCGACCCGGAAGTGAACAAGCGTTGGGGTGGCATGCATGCCGCGGCAGCAAAAACGCTGGAGACGGCAGAAGGTATGGACTTCGGTGAGAATTGGCCGCGGATATCCGAGATCTTGGAAACGACGATCTCTAGCCTGGCAAGCGGCGCAGAAACCGATACCTCGGCCGCGCTCGACCACGCAGCAGACGAGATTGCGCGGATCCGCTGA